AAACGGATTCCAATCGTCGCATCGGTTCCTTGGGAGTCGCGATTTCCCCATTCATGCAGACGCATTGTCAGGTCGGATTTCGAAATCTTGTGCCACGCCGTTGAGTTGGGATTGGGGACGATTTCAGGCCGACTCGTCTGCTTGGGGCGCATCGGGTGCCACTCGGCGAAGCAAAATGCTGGGCATGAATGCATGGGATGCGGGCAGTTCTGCGAGCAGATTGGGCAGTTCGCAGCCAAATCATATGGGGATCGTTGGATGTATTCACAAGAAAAAAGAAAAAACGCCTCGCATGAAGCCCTTACGGGACAAGCATTTGAGGCGTTTTGGAGAGAGATACAATCGTGATTCGTTGCCTTGGCACACAAGTTGCATTATGTGTTGTCGGCGAGAGCCTTCGGTACACTCGGTTGCATCCAGCTATGGGAGAGATGGCTGGATGCGCCGTGTGTTCATTTCTAAGTTGCAATATCCTGCCTTCCCATCCAAAAGTCAAGAACTTTTCGCGGAAAATTCTCGAATTGTTCAACTTTGACAAATCCTAAAAATTTCGGCAATTGCTGGGAACTTATTTCTCACCTGGACCGTCACACCTGAGAACTATTCTTCCAGATCCCAACGCGTTTCAATCCTGAGATTTCGAATGCCGAAATTGGGACGATTTCTCATAGCGAAATGTCTTGAAGTCGCGTAACCTCTTTGTATCTCAATCAGGGATCCGGTTGAATGTTGCCGTGCTCGGGGACGCATCCTCGCAATGGTTTGCTGGATCGCCCCGCCTCCACGAATGTGGAATCTGAGAAGGTCTGTTCGACGTTGCGCCACACCGTCAGGAAGGATCTCACTTGAGCAGCACATTCTCTTGCCCAGACGATTTGCTGTTACGCGCTTGGCGACTCGGAACGGTCCCCGTTCCAGCCCGACAAGCGCTGGATTTGCACTTATCCAGTTGCCCGGCCTGTCGCGCGCGCCTCGGTCAATTGCTCAGCCGTTCGATTCCCACGACCGTGGTGGACGCACGCACCACACCCACGGTGGAAGTCCGTGTGCAAGTCTTGGCATCGCCTCAACTTGCGTCGCCGGTGTTTCCAGCCGAACCTGCGACCTGGGAATTGCATCCGACCGAACCGCCCACACAATTAGGGCGCTATCAAGTTGGAAAGTTAATTGCCACCGGTGGATTTGGGTTAATCTACCAAGCATACGATCCTCAGCTTTGCCGGATGGTCGCCGCCAAGATCCCGCGTTATGCGGGGGCGGAATTTGCTCGCAAGAAATGGCAGCAGGATTTTCTCGCCGAAGCGCAACGGCTTGCCAGCATTCACCATCCGTACATTTGCCCCATTTACGATATCGGTCTCCAAGATGATCTGATCTATGTGATTATGCCGTTGTTCCGCGGCGCATCGCTGGCTCAAGTCCTCGAATCCGATACCCGATTGCCGCTATCATCGATCCTTCAGATATTTATTCATTTGCTTGAGGCATTGCAAGCGGTTCATCGTCTGAATCTCATCCATCGCGATCTGAAACCAGCGAATATCGTCTTCGATGAACAACGTCGCCCATGTTTGACGGATTTCGGCTTGGCATGTCAAACGACAATCGCAACTGCCAATCCGGTCAATCCTTCCAGCGGAGTCGGTACTCCGGCGTATATGGCTCCGGAGCAGCGGAACCCCCGAATCGGCCCGGTGTCCGTCCGCACGGATTTGTACAGCTTAGCCCGGATTATTGTCGATTTGTTAGATCATTCCGTTGGCAAATGCTCGCAAGAAGGCTATCGTTCGACACTCGTGTTGCCATCTCAGATTCCACCGGGATTGGACTGGATTCTTCAGAAAGCGCTGAATCCGGCAATCGAACAACGATTTGCAAGCGCTGAAGAATTGCTGCAAGCGGTCCAAGGTTGGATGCTCTCGTGTGGCATGGGCTATTCGCAGCCATCCGCTGAAGCTGTGACTCGCACCTTTTCAAGCCAAGTGGAGACGGTTCCCGATCTGCGATTGCAAAATCCCTCTTCCACAGCGGTTCACCAGCCGATCGTTACGGATCCGAAACCCAATCCTGAGAATGTGTTACAGCCATCTCGGGTGCGGATTCCTTTTTTCAAGAGTCTGGTGATTGGCTCGTTGATGCTGACGGTGCTGGTGATCTGTGTCATGTGGTTGACCACTTCGCATGAGAAGTCGCGGTTGTCGGTTGCGGGGAAATCGGGGGCTGAGTCGGAGCTGGGGCGTAACATTCCCAAGAATTGGGAAGTTCTGCTCTTGCGCGATCACGGGGTGACCTCCCATCCATTGGAACTGGATGCGCCGGGAGCATTGCCCGCGCGGGCCGGAGATCGATTATATTGGCGATTGCAAGCGCAGACACCGCTATATTGGTATGTGGTTTGGATTGGTCGGCAGCAGAGTGTTGTGCCGTTGTTCCCGTGGCGGGACCAGAAATGGGACGCAACCGTTGAAATACCAAGCATTTATGGTCCAAGTTCGCTCGAGGCCCATCAGGGGTGGCCGTTGCCGACGCATTTGGGGTCGCATGGCACGCTGGTGGTCTGGGGACAGAAGACCCCGCGGCTGAATGGTCGGACTGTGCCGCTCGAACTGCACAAGATCCAAGAATTGCAACAATTGATCGATGAAGAGTATCTGACGAATCAACAAGGATTCCGATTTGAGTTTTGCCGCAATGCTCGGACGCAGCAATTGATTCGATTGGACCAGATTCTTGCGCCGGTACATCCGACGCCCGCTCGTCCCGCATCGGAATCCGCGTGGCATCGATCGCTACTCGAACAGATTGGGCCGTCGGCGGAATGGTTGGGGGCGATTACCCTGCCGATTGCGAACGCGCCTCGCCTGCCGAATCCCCCATTGCGCGAATCGCGTTGAGCAGCGTTTCGATGCTGGGCCGCTCCGTCGGATCGGGCGATGAGGCCGACCAGCGGAGGATGCGGTTTTGATCGATCAGAAAATCGCCGCCGAGTTGCAGTAAATCCTCGCCTTCAAATGGTTTCTTGACCTTCCAGCCGCTCCACATCAAACGAAGATACCGCCATAACACACTTGGGAGGAAAAATTTTCCCCAGTTCGTGCGTTGTAACCCCATGGCAGAATAGGCTTTGCGCTCCGGATCGCCGAAGACGGGCACGGGCCACGATCGCATGCCAAGGTAAGCTTGGAGATTTTTGGCCCCGCTCATGCAGACCACCACAATGCCCGTGTTGGTTTGCTCGAACTCGGCCAGTGCATCGCACACCTCGACCAGGTGTGCTTGACAGGGCATTCAGGCCAGATGACGCAGGAAGATTAATAGCGTTGCCGTGCGATTCTCCACACATTGGGACAATCGCCGCAGGCTGCCATCTGGCTGCATCAGGGCGAAATCGGGGATCAAATCGCCGGGTTGCGGGGGGCGGGGCACGATGGTATCCTCAAGCGGCATCAGAGTTTGTTGATTTTATCCCCGCCAGAATTGGCTTGCCACGATTTTTCCCCTTCTTTTTCTTGCGGAGACTCGGTCATGCGCGGCATTGTGCCAATTGTTCTTGGAATGAGTCTCCTTGTCGGAATAAACCCCGTGCATGCGTTGGAGCCGGACGAAATCCTGGTTCTCAGCAATCGGAATGTCCCGGCCAGTCAACAACTTGCGATGCATTATCTTCAGGCCCGCAACGTGCCAGCGGCCAATCATTTGCCGTTGGATGTGCCGACGGTTGAGGATGTATCGTTGGCACAGTATCAGAGCAATCTGGTAGCGCCGATTCGGGCCAAGCTCAAGGACTTACCCAAAATTCGTTGTCTGCTGCTGATGTACGGGCTGCCGTTGCGGGTGGGGGCGACGCCGATTGATGCTGCGACTCAGACGCAAGTGGCGATGCTGCAACGGGATCTGGATCAAGTCCGCAACCAGCTCGAAGCGGCGAAGAAGGCCAATGAGATGGCGACGGTCGCGGATCTTCAGAAGAAAGAACAACAGTATCGGCAGCAGATTGGTCAGCTTTCGATGCGGGAATCGGTGGCATCGGTCGATTCGGAACTGATGCTCGTGCATTGGGATCAATATCCTCGCAATCGTTGGGTCATCAATCCGTTGTACTGGCAATTGCCGGTATCGGAGCAGACGAAGGCGAAGCCGATTTTGATGACGTGTCGGTTGGATGGTCCTACGGTTGAGATTGTCCGACGGTGTATCGATCAGGCGATTGCGGTGGAGCGGACGGGGCTTGCCGGCAAGGTCTATGTCGATGCTCGGGGGATTCGCTATGACGCAAAGTCTGATACCGGAGGCGGTTATGGCGGATATGATGAATCGATGCGGGAAATGGCGGCGCTGCTGAAATCGACTGGAAAATTAGATGTGATCTTGAATGACAAGCCCGAATTGTTCACGCCGGAATCGTGTCCTGAATGTGCGCTGTACTGCGGCTGGTATTCGCACGCGCAATTTATTGACAGCAATCGATTTGTTCCGGGGGCAATTGCCTGGCATCTGGCCAGCTCGGAAGCGGTTTCCCTGAAACGAGTTGGGGCAAAGTATTGGTGCAAAAATCTGCTGGAAAAGGGAGCGATTGCCACGCTCGGGCCAGTCGCGGAGCCGTACACGATTGGTTTCCCCAAGCCGGCGGAGTTTTTTGGGATGTTGGCCACCGGAAAGGTTTGCCTGGTCGAAGCTTACGCACGCACGACGTTGTTGACCAGTTGGATGGGTGTGCTGGTGGGCGATCCGTTGTATCGGCCGTTTGCGAAAAATCCGATCGTCGAAGAGTCAGCGGTGAAAGCGAGTCCAGTTGGTGGCCAACCACTGACACCGCGGCGACGCTAAGTCATTTCATGAATTGACTTTCGGGCGGCTGAGCAAGACGGTGGCCTTCCACAAATATTGCAAGCCGCTAAAGAGTGTCATGCCAATGGTGGCCCACACCAATGGAATGTACAGCCATTGATGGAGCGTGCCGCCGATCTCGGACCAGCCCCATTCCAGGCGGAAGGTTTGCACGCTGAGAAAGACGATCAGCATGACGCATTGCAGAATCATCTTCCATTTGCCGTAACGGTCGGCCCCGAAAGCGATTCCGGCTTGTTCGACGATGCCGCGGATGCCGGTGATGAGCAGTTCTCGGCCCACCACCACCGCCACCATCCAGGGGGCGATTTGGGCATCGGGGATGGGGATGAGGTAGATGAACGCGCCGCAGATCAGCACCTTATCGATGAGCGGATCCATGTTGCGGCCAAAGCTACTGACGAGATTGGCACGCCGCGCCCAAACTCCGTCCAGCCAATCGGATAGGGCGGCGATTCCGAAGACAATCAGCCCGGCAAACCACCATTCGTAGGCAATGCAAACGAACAGAACAATGGCCCAAAATAGCCGGCTGAGCGTCAGGATATTTGGGCCAGTCCAGATTCCCGGATCGGGGTTTGTCGCGGGGATGTTCATGCGATGTTACCAGGGCTGTCCGATGGATCGTCCGGCCAAGTCGTAGCCGTCGGCGGCGGTGACTTTGAGCTTCACGAAGTCGCCGGGGGATAGTTTCTTGCCTTTGACGCGGACCAGACCGTCGATGTCGGGGGCATCGGCGATGCTGCGGGCCAGCCAATGGTTGGGCACTTCGGGATCGGGGCCATCGATGATGACCGGGATTTCGCGGCCGACTTGCTTTTCGCTCCAGGCGAAGGCGACTTCTTGCTGAACGGCCATGAGTCGTTCGCGGCGGGCCTGTTTTTCGTCTTCGGGCAGGTGGCCATCGAGTTTGATGGCGGGGGTGCCTTCCTCGCGGGAGTAGGTGAAGACGCCGGCACGCTCGAAGGCGGATGCTTTGAGGAACTCGGCGAGTTCTTCGACATCGGCCTCGGTTTCGCCGGGGAAGCCGACGATAAACGTCGTGCGCATCGCCAGTTCCGGCACTTTGTCGCGCAATCGGCCCAACAGATCGACGGTGGACGCTTTGGTGACGCGGCGTTGCATGCGCTTGAGCATGCGATCGTTGATATGCTGAAGCGGCATATCCAAGTATGGGATGATTTTCTGGGAGCCGGCCCAGGTATCGAGCAATTCGTCACTAATATGCTCAGGATAGGCATATAGCAGGCGAATCCATTCGATATTCGGCACTTGATCGAGTTGGCGGAGTAGTTCGGGGAGCCGCACTTCGCCGTAAAGATCTTTCCCGTAATAGGTTGTGTCTTGGGCGACGATGATGAGTTCGCGCACGCCATCGGCGGCCAGTTCGTTGGCTTCGCGGATGACTTCTTCCATGGGCTTGGTGACGTGTTTGCCGCGCATCTTGGGGATGGCGCAAAATGTGCAGAGTCGGTCGCACCCTTCGCTGATCTTCAGATAGGCGTAGTGGCGGGGGGTGACTCGCAGTCGGGCAGTGTCTTCCAGTGCGCGAATCGGGGCGGGGCGGAAGAGGCTGCGTTGTTCGCGTTGTTGGGCGACGGCGCGGTCCACCACCTCGGCAATGTCTTCGCGGCCGAAGACGCCGACGATTTGATCGACTTCGGGGACTTGCTGCAGGAGCATGTCTTTTTCGCGTTCGGCCAAGCAGCCAGCGACGACGACCGAGCCGATTCGGCCCTGTTTTTTCAGGTCGAGCATTTCGCGGATGACCGACAACGATTCTTGCCGGGCGGGTTCAATGAAACCGCATGTGTTGATGACGACGACATCTGCGCCATCCGCGTTGGATTGGGGGGCGTATCCGCCTTGGGCGAGTTTTCCGAGCATGCGTTCGGAGTCGACCAAATTCTTGGGACAACCCAGCGAGACAAACGCGAAGGTCTTTTCTGCCATGAAGCCA
This DNA window, taken from Tuwongella immobilis, encodes the following:
- a CDS encoding protein kinase domain-containing protein; this translates as MSSTFSCPDDLLLRAWRLGTVPVPARQALDLHLSSCPACRARLGQLLSRSIPTTVVDARTTPTVEVRVQVLASPQLASPVFPAEPATWELHPTEPPTQLGRYQVGKLIATGGFGLIYQAYDPQLCRMVAAKIPRYAGAEFARKKWQQDFLAEAQRLASIHHPYICPIYDIGLQDDLIYVIMPLFRGASLAQVLESDTRLPLSSILQIFIHLLEALQAVHRLNLIHRDLKPANIVFDEQRRPCLTDFGLACQTTIATANPVNPSSGVGTPAYMAPEQRNPRIGPVSVRTDLYSLARIIVDLLDHSVGKCSQEGYRSTLVLPSQIPPGLDWILQKALNPAIEQRFASAEELLQAVQGWMLSCGMGYSQPSAEAVTRTFSSQVETVPDLRLQNPSSTAVHQPIVTDPKPNPENVLQPSRVRIPFFKSLVIGSLMLTVLVICVMWLTTSHEKSRLSVAGKSGAESELGRNIPKNWEVLLLRDHGVTSHPLELDAPGALPARAGDRLYWRLQAQTPLYWYVVWIGRQQSVVPLFPWRDQKWDATVEIPSIYGPSSLEAHQGWPLPTHLGSHGTLVVWGQKTPRLNGRTVPLELHKIQELQQLIDEEYLTNQQGFRFEFCRNARTQQLIRLDQILAPVHPTPARPASESAWHRSLLEQIGPSAEWLGAITLPIANAPRLPNPPLRESR
- a CDS encoding peroxiredoxin-like family protein, whose translation is MPCQAHLVEVCDALAEFEQTNTGIVVVCMSGAKNLQAYLGMRSWPVPVFGDPERKAYSAMGLQRTNWGKFFLPSVLWRYLRLMWSGWKVKKPFEGEDLLQLGGDFLIDQNRILRWSASSPDPTERPSIETLLNAIRAMGDSAGEARSQSAG
- a CDS encoding thioredoxin domain-containing protein: MPRPPQPGDLIPDFALMQPDGSLRRLSQCVENRTATLLIFLRHLA
- a CDS encoding TIGR03790 family protein, whose translation is MRGIVPIVLGMSLLVGINPVHALEPDEILVLSNRNVPASQQLAMHYLQARNVPAANHLPLDVPTVEDVSLAQYQSNLVAPIRAKLKDLPKIRCLLLMYGLPLRVGATPIDAATQTQVAMLQRDLDQVRNQLEAAKKANEMATVADLQKKEQQYRQQIGQLSMRESVASVDSELMLVHWDQYPRNRWVINPLYWQLPVSEQTKAKPILMTCRLDGPTVEIVRRCIDQAIAVERTGLAGKVYVDARGIRYDAKSDTGGGYGGYDESMREMAALLKSTGKLDVILNDKPELFTPESCPECALYCGWYSHAQFIDSNRFVPGAIAWHLASSEAVSLKRVGAKYWCKNLLEKGAIATLGPVAEPYTIGFPKPAEFFGMLATGKVCLVEAYARTTLLTSWMGVLVGDPLYRPFAKNPIVEESAVKASPVGGQPLTPRRR
- a CDS encoding CDP-alcohol phosphatidyltransferase family protein — translated: MNIPATNPDPGIWTGPNILTLSRLFWAIVLFVCIAYEWWFAGLIVFGIAALSDWLDGVWARRANLVSSFGRNMDPLIDKVLICGAFIYLIPIPDAQIAPWMVAVVVGRELLITGIRGIVEQAGIAFGADRYGKWKMILQCVMLIVFLSVQTFRLEWGWSEIGGTLHQWLYIPLVWATIGMTLFSGLQYLWKATVLLSRPKVNS
- the rimO gene encoding 30S ribosomal protein S12 methylthiotransferase RimO; translated protein: MAEKTFAFVSLGCPKNLVDSERMLGKLAQGGYAPQSNADGADVVVINTCGFIEPARQESLSVIREMLDLKKQGRIGSVVVAGCLAEREKDMLLQQVPEVDQIVGVFGREDIAEVVDRAVAQQREQRSLFRPAPIRALEDTARLRVTPRHYAYLKISEGCDRLCTFCAIPKMRGKHVTKPMEEVIREANELAADGVRELIIVAQDTTYYGKDLYGEVRLPELLRQLDQVPNIEWIRLLYAYPEHISDELLDTWAGSQKIIPYLDMPLQHINDRMLKRMQRRVTKASTVDLLGRLRDKVPELAMRTTFIVGFPGETEADVEELAEFLKASAFERAGVFTYSREEGTPAIKLDGHLPEDEKQARRERLMAVQQEVAFAWSEKQVGREIPVIIDGPDPEVPNHWLARSIADAPDIDGLVRVKGKKLSPGDFVKLKVTAADGYDLAGRSIGQPW